The following proteins are co-located in the Papaver somniferum cultivar HN1 unplaced genomic scaffold, ASM357369v1 unplaced-scaffold_128, whole genome shotgun sequence genome:
- the LOC113332124 gene encoding peroxidase 72-like codes for MAQTNIRHVMVLSLFLCVAFSPVYSFYLNPNFYEQSCPKAEEIVRSVVAKAVQKETRMAASLLRLHFHDCFVQGCDASLLLDNSRNIRSEKQSNANRNSARGFEVVDDIKSALEKACPQTVSCADVLALAARDSTVLAGGPNWAVPLGRRDSKTASLSGSNRNIPQPNNTFQTILTKFKVQGLNVVDFVALSGSHTIGNARCTSFRQRLYNQSGKGQADYTLQQVYANQLRSRCPRSGGDNNLFSMHLVSPAKCDNYYYKNILASKGLFNSDQVLLTKDESSMDLVKQYAENNNLFFEHFAQSMVKMGNLSPLTGSNGEIRKYCRRINSGY; via the exons ATGGCTCAAACTAATATTAGGCATGTCATGGTTCTTTCACTATTTTTATGTGTTGCATTTTCTCCAGTTTACTCTTTCTACCTTAACCCCAACTTTTATGAGCAATCTTGCCCAAAAGCTGAAGAAATTGTGAGGTCTGTTGTTGCAAAAGCTGTCCAAAAGGAGACTCGAATGGCTGCTTCATTGCTCAGGCTTCATTTCCATGATTGTTTTGTTCAG GGTTGTGATGCCTCGCTTTTGTTAGACAACAGTAGAAACATAAGAAGCGAAAAGCAGTCAAACGCAAACAGAAACTCAGCTCGAGGATTTGAAGTCGTAGACGACATTAAATCTGCATTGGAGAAGGCATGTCCACAAACTGTCTCATGTGCCGATGTCTTAGCTCTAGCAGCAAGAGATTCAACCGTATTG GCTGGTGGTCCAAACTGGGCGGTTCCACTCGGAAGGAGAGACTCCAAGACTGCAAGCTTAAGTGGTTCTAACAGAAACATTCCTCAACCAAACAATACCTTCCAAACAATTCTTACCAAGTTCAAGGTTCAAGGCCTCAATGTTGTCGATTTCGTTGCACTTTCTG GAAGCCACACCATTGGAAACGCTAGGTGCACTAGTTTTAGGCAAAGGTTGTACAACCAATCAGGGAAGGGACAGGCCGATTACACTCTTCAACAAGTGTACGCCAATCAATTGCGAAGCCGTTGTCCAAGATCCGGCGGTGACAATAACCTGTTTTCCATGCACTTGGTTTCTCCTGCCAAATGTGATAACTATTACTACAAGAACATTTTAGCTTCAAAGGGACTTTTTAATTCTGATCAAGTTCTTTTAACAAAAGATGAGTCGTCAATGGATTTAGTTAAGCAATATGCTGAAAACAACAACCTATTTTTCGAGCATTTCGCACAATCAATGGTTAAAATGGGAAACCTTTCACCATTGACTGGATCAAATGGCGAGATCAGGAAATACTGCAGGAGAATTAATAGTGGATATTAG